The nucleotide window GAATATCCGGGGCATTCTTATTCCTCTCTATTAAAAGCCTTTGTTATTTCTTCTAGAGAAACTGAAAAAATGTTATCCCATGAAAAAGATTTTCCCGTTGCTCTACCAATGCAGAGGAAAGGAAATCCTTCCCATATCATTTCAAATTCCGTAGAATTTTCTTCTGGAACAGAATATACAGCACGCGCTCCCCCCTCTGAGAAAAGAAGGGATTCAATTGTCGTATGTGGTTTAAGGTCAATTTTCATACCTATTTCAGAGTCAATAGCTTCATTGGCTAAAGCTACAGCTATGCCGCCGCCAGATATGACTCTCCCCGAATTTGCCGTTTTTTTATGAGCTGTTTGTATTGCACGTTCTTTGAACAATTTCTCATTTAAATAATTAGGTTCAACAGTTTTACCTAAAGGTTTTTTGTTTTTTATTTTCTGGTAACGCGAGGCCCCTAGTGATCCGTCTATGTTTCCAACTAGATAAATCTTATCAGACTCTTTCGTTTTTCCTGATTTGAGAATATTATCTCTGTTAAGTATCAACCCTGCAGTAACCACCAGTGGGGTAGGATAAATGGACCCCAGCGGAGTTTCGTTATAAAGGCTAACGTTACCAGAAACAACGGGACAGCCAAGTTCACGTGATGTATCTGCAAGTCCTTTTATACAATATTCAAGTTCATAAAACTTTTCAGGCTTTTCGGGGGAAGCGAAGTTAAGGCAGTTAGTCATGCCTAGTGCTTCTGCACCAGAAAGCCAGATTTTGCGTAAAGAAGAAGCCATTGTTTCACTTGCACCTAAGTAGGGGTCTGTAAAACACTTCCAGGGTTCCGCCTCCATGGCCATCAAACAAGCCCGTTTGGTTTCAGGGACTTCTATGGCAGCTACGGGTGAGCCTGGTCCCATTATGGTGTTAAGCTGAACCATAGAATCAAATTGTTCCCAAATTTCATGTTTGCTTCTTCCATTTGAGTGACGTAATAAATCAAGTAGATCATTTAAAGGAGAACTAGTTTCTAAGGATCCGAAGTCAATTTCTTGACGTTTTTTTAGGTCTTCTGGTTCAGTTGAAGGCCAGTTTATGACAGGTGTCTCTCCTAGAATATCGATGGGCAAACTTGCGATTTCTTCCTCACCTTTGAACACTCTATAAAGCAGATTGTCTGTTAATGTGCCTATCGCATCACAATCTAATCCGTAGTGTTTTGCTATGGCAAACACTTCATTTAAATTTTCTTCTTTTACAATAAGGAGCATACGTTCCTGTGTTTCTGATAAAAATATTTCCCAAGGCTCCATGCCTTCTTCTCTCAAAGGAATGTTAAGAACTTGTATATCAATGCCACATCCACTTTTTTGTGCTATTTCACTAGATGAAGAAAGTATCCCCGCAGCTCCCATATCTTGCATTGAGGTTATAAGATTATTTTCAAGAATATCAAGACAGCACTCTACAATAAGTTTTTCTTCAAAAGGGTCGCCAATTGGGATATTAGTTTGATGTGTTTGTGCCACATCGTCTAATTCGCGAGAAGCAAATGAAGCTCCCGCAATACCGTCTCTTCCTGTTTTTGATCCGAGTATAACTGCAATTTCTCCTGGATTGGCTGTTTGTGAACTAGTTATTTTGTCAAGACGAACAAATCCTGCTCCAAAGACGTTTACTAAAGGATTGTCATTAAAAGAGGGAGAGTAAAATGTTTTTCCACCGACAATAGGAATACCGATAGTGTTACCATAAAAGGCTGTGCCATCTGTTATTTTTTCTGCAAGAGTTTGTGTTTTTTTAAGTTGAGGATCTCCTAAGAAGAGCCCGTCCATTGCGACGGAAGGTCGAGCCCCCATTGCTATGATATCTCTCATAATCCCGCCAATTCCGGTTGCAGCTCCATGAAAAGGCGCTACTGCAGAAGGATGATTATGACTTTCTACTTTAAAAGCAAATCCCCATCCTTCGCCCATATTAACGACACCGGCATTTTCACCCTGCCCTTGAAGAACATACTTTCCCTCTTGAGGGAAGGTTTTTAATAGTGGACGTGTTGATTTATAGCTGCAATGCTCAGACCACATAACCCCTATAAGTTCTAATTCAAGGTGATTAGGGTTTCTATCTAAAATTTTTAAAATAGAGTCATATTCAGATTTAGAGAGTCCAACCTTTTGAAAATCCATTAAAATCCACCTCTTTCAGTAAAAGCATTAAAAATGGAGTTCCAGAATGAAATTCCATCTGCACCACCATTTAAATGTGGGAAGGTAGCGCGTTCCGGATGGGGCATTAGTCCCAAAACGTTGCCATTTTTATTGCAAACACCAGCTATTCCGTTTAGTGAGCCATTAGGTGCGAATTCGCTTCCCGCATTGCCTGTCAAAGGATCAGCATATCTAAATACGACTTGTTCTGCTTCTTCTAATTCTTGAAGTTCTTTGGGGGGTAGGAAATAAAGACCTTGATAATGCGCTATAGGGAATTGAACAATATCTCCGCTATTATATTTTTGCGTGAAAATATTCTTAGTTTGCTCAATTCTTAAATATGTTTTTTTACAAATAAAACGAAGAGACTCGTTAGGCATGAGGCTACCGGGAAGTAAGTGCGTTTCTGTTAGTATTTGAAAACCATTGCTAATACCTAGGAGCATTTTGCCAGAATTCGCGTGTTCTTTCACGGCATTCATTATAGGAGAACGTGAGGCGAGAGCTCCTCCTCGGAGATAGTCACCATATGAGCTTCCTCCTGGTAAAATGACAAGATCTGGCTTGTTAGGAAGGGATGTTTCTTCATGCCAGATAAAGTCAACTTGTATATCTAATGTTTCAGATACGGCACGTTCGACATCTGAATAGTGGTTACTGCCTGGAAAAACAATAACTGAGGTTTTCATTAACTTAAGTTCTCAATTGAGACAGAATATGTTTCTGTTAGTTCATTAACAAGCAAGTCTTTACATATTGACTCTGTAGACTTTTTTGCACTTTCAATATTCTCTGCCTCTAATTTTAGTTTAATAATCTTCCCGACCGTTACCTCTTGTAAATTAGAATAATTCATGCGTATTAGAGTTTTTTTTACCGCTTTACCTTGGATGTCAAGAACCCCTTCTCGTGGTGTGATATGAATTGCAGCCTCAAAAATCATAAAAATGGCCTCCTTGAATTTTTATATGTTTAAAGTTTATAAACGATACCTAGAGTTGAAAATATATATCGTTCTACAATAAATGTCAATGTATTTTATAACTTGTTGATGTTTTAAAAACATAGTAATTATCGGCTTTTGTGTGTCATACGTGGAGCGAATTTAATATATTTTTTCATCATTATTTTTTAAAAGAATAAATATTGTTAACCTTGTCGGAGAGCTGTGACAATGTTAGTATTTGCGAGTACTAATGTTTATAGCAATAGTTTTTGAGAAATAATTTAATAAATGGTATTCTGAGTTAAGAACACCTATTATTCTAATTATATGCAGAATGAGCACAACTTCAAGGAGAAAGCAAGAAGGGTATGTATTATGAATAATCTTAAAACAATAGATTTTTTAGCTGAGAATAAAGAGCTATGTAAGAAAGATCTTATATCACTAATTGCGACTTTTGATGAGGATGATAGAAAATATGCTGCTCAAAAAGCAGTAGAAGTTTCAAAAAATATATTTGATAATAAGATTTTTTTAAGAGGACTTATAGAAATTACCAATTTCTGTAATAAAAATTGTTTTTATTGTGGCATAAGAAGAGAGAACCAAAGGGCAGAGCGCTATCGCCTCTCAGTTGAAGATATTATCAAGTGTTGTGAGCTAGGATATAAACAGGGACTTCGTACTTTTGTTCTGCAGGGAGGTGAAGACGCATTTTTTTCAGATGAGTTAGTAGTGCAGATAATTAGAAAAATAAAAACACGCTTTTCTGATTGTGCAGTAACCTTATCATTAGGAGAAAAAAGCAAGGAATCGTATAAAAAATTATTTAACGCCGGAGCGGATAGATACCTTTTAAGGCACGAAAGCATTTCGTCTAGTCACTATAAAAAACTTCACCCAAAAGAGTTCAGCATACAGAGCAGAACACGCTGTCTTTATGATCTAAAAGAGATTGGTTACCAAACCGGTTGTGGTTTTATGGTTGGCTCTCCATATCAGACAAATGAGAATATAGTTGCTGATCTATTATTTATAAAAAAGTTTTCTCCGGCTATGATTGGTATCGGTCCGTTTATACCGCATAAGGATACGCCATTTCATTCTCAAAAAGCAGGAAGTGCAAAATTAACTTTATTTTTACTCAGTCTCATAAGATTAATGTTGCCGGATGTCTTGCTGCCCACAACGACGGCCTTAAGTACATTAGATGATTATGGTATAGAGCTGGGAGTTCTATCAGGGGCTAATGTGGTAATGCCTAATTTAACACCTTATAAAGCAAGAAAAAACTATCTTCTATATGATAATAAAAAGGGTACAACAAACGAAAATGACGAGAACGCAATATTAATAATAGAGAAATTAAAGAGAATAGGATATACAGTCCCTGTGGATCGCGGGGATTATATCAAACGATAAAATTCTAGTTTTTTCGTGATTCTGATACATTGAAATATTTGAATAGAATAAATTATAAATGAACGGAGGCTGGTGTTTTTCTGCCTCCGTTTATATTTTTTGTATTAATCTGGTTCTCGTGAAATCTCTGCAAGAGCCTTGTATTTAAAATAACAGGCGATTGGTCTTACGCTCATTTTGCTCAAGTTTTATATTTTATAAGATTATATTATGTGCATTTTTTACTATATTCACCACAAACTCTGCACATTGATTGATTCCAACCACTCCTGTATTTAGTGAGATGTGATAATTTTGTGCTAAACCCCACTGTTTGCCAGTATAGTATTTGTAGTATACGGAACGTTTTTTATCTTTTTCTTCTAAACGCTGGAATGGAGAATGTTTTGTTTCTCCATATAACTGAGTAATTCTCTTGGCTCGGAAAGCCATATCTGCGTGGAAAAAAGTATGTAAACAGTCTTTCCTTTCCTTTAGTATAAAATCAGCACAACGACCAACAATTACACAGCTTTCTCTTTGCGCTAAATCGGAGATTATGTTATTTTGAATAACAAACAGTTGGTCAGATAATGAAGGACTAGAACTATCCTTACAATTTGAAATATTGAAGAAAAACTCATTTGTAGTACAAGCGTACTCACCTGACTCTTGAATGAACTCTTCCGCAAGACCACTTTCTTTTGCAATTTTAGTCACAAGTTCTCCATCATAATAATTTATACCAAGACTGTTTGCAATCATTCTAGCTATTGTGCGTCCTCCGCTTCCAAACTCGCGACTGACGGTAATCACTCGAATATTCATTTAAAAACCTCCAATTCTACGTATAATAAATAACCCAAATAAAGCCGTCTATTTTTGTTTTCATTTGAGATGTATGCGACTGTCTATTTAAAGCATTTCTGCGATATAAGGCGTGATAGGTTTTTGTATTTGTCAAAAATATTTTAAATTATTCTTAATAAGAAGGAGCATATTCGTAAAAAAACACACTACATCACACGTCTATCACGCTAAAGCCATAGTACAAGGATATCATGCGAGAGCTTATAAAGCAAATGAATACTGCCTTTGAATGAGCTTGCTGTAGTTAGAATATAAAAGCCGGATTCGTTTTATTTATAAAAATTAGAGACAGTTTCGGCTGTCTCTAATTTTGAAATGACACTTATAAATGAGTACTTAATAGCTGTTATTTATTTGGAATTTTATATCCAAAATGTGCTTAGTTTGCGTCTAAAGTAAGTCCTAAATTGCCGGCTGCGGTTTCTGCTATTATATCGTTTGCGATAATAGCTTCTCCTACAACTCCATCAAGAGAATCTAACATTTTTCCGTTTGAAATAAGGGGGAAGTGTCCTCCATTACAAGCAAGGACTGAGTATTTTGGATTAGTGCCTTCATCATGATAGGAGAAAATTAAATCTCTGACGCCCTTAGTAATATTATTGCTTATTATTATTGGAGTAGAAACAAGAGTGAATTCTTGTCTAACTTCAAGCTCTCCATCATTTTCAAAAACCCAAAGGGCTTTGTTTCTATTAGTACCACTTGTAAAAGGGTTCATTATAACTACAAATATTTCTTTATTGCCGTCAGAGTTTAAATCTACGAAATTATAGAAATATCTTGTTTTCTTATAATCTTCTTTTTGTATGTCATAGTAGTTTATTATAAGTTGTTGTAGACGTGGATGGGCTTTTGTTTCTGCTTTTAAACCAGTTATATTTTCTGGTAAATCCACTATATTAATTTCTTTATTCTTTGTAGCTGCCATCGCAATCACAGCAACTACCATAGTTATAAAGATGACTCCGAGTGCAAGTAAAGGAGCTGATCCCTTATATTTGTCTCTCATCTAATCTTCCAACTTTCTTATTTAATATTTTTTGCAGACAACAAAAACACTTCGATTAAACATAACACAAACATTAAAGGCTAATAGCATCTTCAATGTGGTTTGTCTATTAATGACAATATATACAAGTGTTGTAAACTCAAGTCAAATTTTACTATTTATCCCCTTTTTTGTAAACCTCATTAATAGTAGAGGCAGATTATAAGCAGTTAATTAGTGTCTGTTCGTAATATGTGCTTTTAGCTGATATTATAGAAACGGGATATTTTTGTTGTATGGTCATTGTTATATTTACTAAGAAGTATTGTCCTTGATACGCAAATTTAACGTTAAAATGATGTTCATTACAACAGATCTTTTATAAAATTAATTGAATTGCAGAATTGCAAAATTCATTATATTAAGTCTTTATTAGGAATTTTAAATGTCTACGAAAAAACAAATTTTCTTGCAAATAAGAGTATAAAAAGCTAAACTTCTTTAAGTTAGAGGATGTGTGATGATGTGTAACAAAGGAGAGAGTAATATGTCGGAAAATATATATAAAAGATCTTTAGATTTGCATAAGAAGCTTAAGGGAAAGTTGAGTGTATCTTGTAGGAAAACTGTAGATACAATGGAGGATTTGGCTCTTGTATATACTCCCGGAGTGGCAGAGCCTTGTAGGGCAATTAAAGAAAACCCCGAATTATTGTGGGATGTAACGATAAAGAATAACCTCGTAGCTGTGATAACAGACGGAACCGCTGTACTAGGACTAGGAGACATTGGAGCTGCTGCAGGTATGCCGGTTATGGAAGGCAAAAGTTGTTTGTTTAAAAGATTCGCAGGCATAGATTCTATTCCACTTGCTGTAACAACAACAGACGTTGATGAATTCGTTAATATAGTCTCCAAAATATCGACATCTTTTGGGGGCATAAATTTAGAGGATATTTCTGCTCCTCGTTGTTTTGAAATTGAAAAAAAATTGAAAGAAAAAGTTGATATTCCAGTATTTCATGACGATCAGCATGGAACAGCTGTAATCTGCCTTGCCGCTTTACATAACGCATTGCGCTTAGTAGGGAAAAAAATTGGGGATGTTCGCATAATTATGGGTGGTGCTGGTGCAGCGGGTATTTGTATCGCAAAATACTTACTCTCTGCAGGAGCAAAGGATGTTATCGTTTGTAATAGAAAAGGAGCAATCTCATCAAGTGATATAGATGGGCTTAGGGACTCTCATGTAGAAGTTTCTAGAATAACAAATCCCTATAAGTTAACCGGAAGTGTAGCGGATGTTGTCAGAGGAGCAGACGTATTCATAGGTGTTTCTGTTCCGGGGATATTAACAAGTGAAATGGTTCAAACGATGAACCAAGATGCGATAGTGTTTGCGCTGGCAAATCCCATACCAGAAATTTTTCCCGAAGATGCAATTGCTGCAGGAGCTGCTGTGGTAGCTACAGGTCGTAGCGACTATCCAAACCAAGTAAATAACTGTCTCGGTTTCCCTGGAATTTTCAGAGGTGCACTCGATGTACGAGCAAGAGAAATTAACGAAGAAATGAAATTAGCGGCCTCTAGAGCTTTATCAGAGTTAATTAGCGATGAAGAGCTAACCAAAGACTATATAATCCCGAATGTGTTAGATGTCAGAGTAGTATCGGCAGTAGCGAATGCTGTTTCAAAAGCAGCAAGGGAAACTGGTGTGGCTCGGATTTAGAAAGGGAAAAGAAATGGAGAGCTTTGTTGATTCTTTAACAGCAGAAAGTATAATAAATAAATACGGATCGCCTGTATATGTTTACAATGAAAAGATTTTGCGAGAAAGATGCAGAGATCTTATAGGTGCATTTAGAGGGAAAATCCTCCCAAGCTATTCCGTCAAAGCGAACAATAATATATCGCTGCTAAAAATAATAAAAGAAGAGGGACTTAGGGCAGATGCTATGTCTCCCGGAGAAATTTTTTTGCTTGAACAGGCAGGATTTATTTCGGAAGAGATTTTCTATATAAGCAATAATGTTACACAAGAAGAAATGCAGTATGCAATAGATAAAGGGATATTGATAAGTGTAGACTCTCTCTCTCAACTTGAATTGTACGGACAGATAAACAGAGGTGGTAGAGTTGCCGTTCGATTTAATCCCGGAATTGGTGCGGGCCATAGCAAAAAAGTTATAACTGCAGGAGAAGGCACAAAGTTTGGCGTTCAGGCAGAATTTTGGGCAGAAGTGAAAGCGATAATAAAAAAACATCATCTGGACTTGGTCGGCGTAAACCAGCATATAGGTTCGTTGTTTCTTGAGCCCACTCTTTATATTCAAGCGGCTGAGAACTTATTAAATTTGGTGAGGGAACACTTCCCAGGATTAAATTTTATTGATTTTGGTGGAGGGTTCGGGGTTCCTTACAAAGCAACTGAAAGTAGATTTGATTTCGATGAATTTAGTAAGTTGTTTCTACCAATTTTGGATAAGTTTATTGAGACCTATGATAATAAGTGCGTTCAATTTAAATGTGAGCCGGGACGCTATATAGTAGCTGAATGTTGTTCTATCTTAGGAAGAGTTACAGCACTAAAGGATAACTATGGGCAAAACTATGTAGGAACAGATATAGGGTTTAATGTAATCATGAGGCCATTGCTTTACGATTCATATCATGAAATAAAAATCCATAGTGTAGGCAAGGGAGTAGTAAATCTTGAAGGGCCAGTACATGTGGTCGGGAATATATGCGAAAGCGGAGATATCTTAGCTCACAATAGAGATATTGGTCCTGTGAAGATTGGAGATATTATTGAAGTAATGACGGCGGGAGCATACGTATATTCCATGGCCTCAAACTATAATTGTCGCTTAAGGCCTCCTGAAATTTTGATAAGAGAAGATGGAAGTATTGTTAAGATAAGAGAGCGTGACACACTTGAGGGCTTATTGCAAAATTTTTCTGTCTGTTAGGATTGCAATAAAACAACAATAGTGAAACAAA belongs to Synergistaceae bacterium and includes:
- the purL gene encoding phosphoribosylformylglycinamidine synthase subunit PurL; its protein translation is MDFQKVGLSKSEYDSILKILDRNPNHLELELIGVMWSEHCSYKSTRPLLKTFPQEGKYVLQGQGENAGVVNMGEGWGFAFKVESHNHPSAVAPFHGAATGIGGIMRDIIAMGARPSVAMDGLFLGDPQLKKTQTLAEKITDGTAFYGNTIGIPIVGGKTFYSPSFNDNPLVNVFGAGFVRLDKITSSQTANPGEIAVILGSKTGRDGIAGASFASRELDDVAQTHQTNIPIGDPFEEKLIVECCLDILENNLITSMQDMGAAGILSSSSEIAQKSGCGIDIQVLNIPLREEGMEPWEIFLSETQERMLLIVKEENLNEVFAIAKHYGLDCDAIGTLTDNLLYRVFKGEEEIASLPIDILGETPVINWPSTEPEDLKKRQEIDFGSLETSSPLNDLLDLLRHSNGRSKHEIWEQFDSMVQLNTIMGPGSPVAAIEVPETKRACLMAMEAEPWKCFTDPYLGASETMASSLRKIWLSGAEALGMTNCLNFASPEKPEKFYELEYCIKGLADTSRELGCPVVSGNVSLYNETPLGSIYPTPLVVTAGLILNRDNILKSGKTKESDKIYLVGNIDGSLGASRYQKIKNKKPLGKTVEPNYLNEKLFKERAIQTAHKKTANSGRVISGGGIAVALANEAIDSEIGMKIDLKPHTTIESLLFSEGGARAVYSVPEENSTEFEMIWEGFPFLCIGRATGKSFSWDNIFSVSLEEITKAFNREE
- the purQ gene encoding phosphoribosylformylglycinamidine synthase subunit PurQ produces the protein MKTSVIVFPGSNHYSDVERAVSETLDIQVDFIWHEETSLPNKPDLVILPGGSSYGDYLRGGALASRSPIMNAVKEHANSGKMLLGISNGFQILTETHLLPGSLMPNESLRFICKKTYLRIEQTKNIFTQKYNSGDIVQFPIAHYQGLYFLPPKELQELEEAEQVVFRYADPLTGNAGSEFAPNGSLNGIAGVCNKNGNVLGLMPHPERATFPHLNGGADGISFWNSIFNAFTERGGF
- the purS gene encoding phosphoribosylformylglycinamidine synthase subunit PurS, translating into MIFEAAIHITPREGVLDIQGKAVKKTLIRMNYSNLQEVTVGKIIKLKLEAENIESAKKSTESICKDLLVNELTETYSVSIENLS
- the hydE gene encoding [FeFe] hydrogenase H-cluster radical SAM maturase HydE → MNNLKTIDFLAENKELCKKDLISLIATFDEDDRKYAAQKAVEVSKNIFDNKIFLRGLIEITNFCNKNCFYCGIRRENQRAERYRLSVEDIIKCCELGYKQGLRTFVLQGGEDAFFSDELVVQIIRKIKTRFSDCAVTLSLGEKSKESYKKLFNAGADRYLLRHESISSSHYKKLHPKEFSIQSRTRCLYDLKEIGYQTGCGFMVGSPYQTNENIVADLLFIKKFSPAMIGIGPFIPHKDTPFHSQKAGSAKLTLFLLSLIRLMLPDVLLPTTTALSTLDDYGIELGVLSGANVVMPNLTPYKARKNYLLYDNKKGTTNENDENAILIIEKLKRIGYTVPVDRGDYIKR
- a CDS encoding cytidylate kinase-like family protein encodes the protein MNIRVITVSREFGSGGRTIARMIANSLGINYYDGELVTKIAKESGLAEEFIQESGEYACTTNEFFFNISNCKDSSSPSLSDQLFVIQNNIISDLAQRESCVIVGRCADFILKERKDCLHTFFHADMAFRAKRITQLYGETKHSPFQRLEEKDKKRSVYYKYYTGKQWGLAQNYHISLNTGVVGINQCAEFVVNIVKNAHNIIL
- a CDS encoding NAD-dependent malic enzyme, which translates into the protein MSENIYKRSLDLHKKLKGKLSVSCRKTVDTMEDLALVYTPGVAEPCRAIKENPELLWDVTIKNNLVAVITDGTAVLGLGDIGAAAGMPVMEGKSCLFKRFAGIDSIPLAVTTTDVDEFVNIVSKISTSFGGINLEDISAPRCFEIEKKLKEKVDIPVFHDDQHGTAVICLAALHNALRLVGKKIGDVRIIMGGAGAAGICIAKYLLSAGAKDVIVCNRKGAISSSDIDGLRDSHVEVSRITNPYKLTGSVADVVRGADVFIGVSVPGILTSEMVQTMNQDAIVFALANPIPEIFPEDAIAAGAAVVATGRSDYPNQVNNCLGFPGIFRGALDVRAREINEEMKLAASRALSELISDEELTKDYIIPNVLDVRVVSAVANAVSKAARETGVARI
- the lysA gene encoding diaminopimelate decarboxylase: MESFVDSLTAESIINKYGSPVYVYNEKILRERCRDLIGAFRGKILPSYSVKANNNISLLKIIKEEGLRADAMSPGEIFLLEQAGFISEEIFYISNNVTQEEMQYAIDKGILISVDSLSQLELYGQINRGGRVAVRFNPGIGAGHSKKVITAGEGTKFGVQAEFWAEVKAIIKKHHLDLVGVNQHIGSLFLEPTLYIQAAENLLNLVREHFPGLNFIDFGGGFGVPYKATESRFDFDEFSKLFLPILDKFIETYDNKCVQFKCEPGRYIVAECCSILGRVTALKDNYGQNYVGTDIGFNVIMRPLLYDSYHEIKIHSVGKGVVNLEGPVHVVGNICESGDILAHNRDIGPVKIGDIIEVMTAGAYVYSMASNYNCRLRPPEILIREDGSIVKIRERDTLEGLLQNFSVC